CTGCACCTCATCAGCGATATCGGCCTGCAGCGCAAAGGCGCTTCCGCCCTGCGCTTCAATTTCTGTCACTACCGCAGCCGCTTCAGCTACACGCTGGCGAAAGTTAATCGCTACACGATAACCAGCCTGCGCCAGCAATAAGGCGGTTGCACGTCCAATCCCGCGACTGCCGCCCGTTACCAAAGCCAGATCCATTTTTGCCTCCAAAACAAAAGGGCCGAATAATCGGCCCTTTTCATAAATACTCCCCATAACTTTAGCCTAAATAATTTGCGCTGCAGCAAGGCGGTAAACTCGTTCATCCCCGGAAGCTTACTTCGGTAAGTGACCGGGGTGAATGAGCGCAGCCAACGCCGCTAAGGCTCAAAGTATGACGGCTAAATTACTGGTATTCGCTCATGGGTACACACGAACAGAACACGTTGCGGTCACCAAATACATCGTCCAGACGTTTAACGGTCGGCCAGTATTTGTTAGCGCTGCCTGCAGGGAACACCGCCAGCTCGCGGGTGTAAGGATGTGCCCAGTCGCCGACGATTTCCGTCTGCGTGTGCGGCGCGTTAACCAGCGGGTTATCTTCCAGCGGCCATTCGCCATCGGCTACGCGGTCGATCTCCATGCGGATTGCCAGCATCGCATCGATAAAGCGATCCAGCTCGATTTTGCTTTCCGATTCCGTTGGCTCAACCATCAGCGTGCCCGCTACCGGGAATGACATGGTTGGGGCGTGGAAACCGTAATCGATCAGACGCTTGGCGATATCCAGTTCGCTAATGCCGGTTTGCTCTTTCAGCGGACGAATGTCGAGAATACATTCGTGTGCCACGCGACCATCGCGGCCAGCATAGAGAATGGGATAAGCCGATTGCAGACGGCTGGCGATGTAGTTGGCGTTAAGAATCGCTACCGAACTCGCTTGCTTCAGGCCTTCCGCGCCCATCATGCGGATATACATCCAGCTAATTGGCAGAATCGATGCGCTGCCGAAAGGTGCCGCAGAAACCGCGCCCTGCTGCGTCAGTACGCCATCAATTTGTACCACGCTGTGGCCCGGAACAAACGGCGCCAGGTGCGCTTTCACGCCGATTGGCCCCATGCCTGGACCGCCACCGCCGTGTGGGATGCAGAAGGTTTTATGCAGGTTGAGGTGCGAGACATCCGCGCCGATGTAACCTGGCGTGGTGATTCCCACCTGCGCATTCATGTTAGCGCCGTCAAGATACACCTGGCCGCCGTGCTGATGCACAATCTGGCACACTTCGCGAATGGTCTCTTCGTAAACGCCGTGTGTTGACGGGTAAGTCACCATGATGCACGACAGCTGCTCGCCGACCTGTGCGGCTTTCTCACGCAGATCGCCGAGGTCGATGTTGCCTTGTTTATCGCATGCCACCACCACAACGGACATACCGGCCATTTGTGCAGACGCCGGGTTGGTACCGTGTGCCGAGCTTGGAATCAGGCAAACATTGCGGCCGCCTTCATTGCGGCTTTCGTGGTAACGACGAATCGCCAACAGACCCGCATATTCCCCCTGCGCGCCGGAGTTTGGCTGCATGCACAGCGCGTCGTAGCCGGTTAGCTGTACCAACCATTGCGACAGCTGAGCAATCATCTGCAGGTAACCCGACGCCTGCTCAGCCGGGCAGAACGGATGCAGCTCAGCAAATTCTGGCCAGGTGATCGGAATCATTTCCGCCGCGGCGTTGAGCTTCATGGTGCACGAGCCGAGTGGGATCATCGCCTGGTTCAGCGCCAGATCCTTTTTCTCCAGGCTGTGCATATAACGCATCATCTCAGTTTCGCTGTGATGACGATTGAACACCGGATGCGTCAGGAAGGCGCTCTCACGCACCTGACCGGCTGGGATGGCACTGTTTTCCGCCGCAACTGCTGTATCCAGTGCATCAATATCCTGGCCATGCGCATCGCCCAGCAGGATGGCGAACAGCGCCAGCACGTCTTCACGCGCGGTGGTTTCGTCCAGCGTAATGCCCACGGCATTATGGATGTCACTGCGCAGATTGACGCCAAAGCTCAGTGCACGGTTCAGCACCGCTGCTTTATCAGCGACTTCTACCGTCAGCGTATCGAACCAGCTGTTGTGGCGCAGTTTCAGACCGCCATTTTGCAGGCCAGCGGCCAGAATGCTGGTCAGACGGTGAATGCGGGAAGCAATGCGCTTCAGGCCAACCGGGCCGTGATACACCGCATAGAGACCGGCGATATTCGCCAGCAGCACCTGCGATGTACAGAT
The sequence above is drawn from the Pantoea nemavictus genome and encodes:
- the gcvP gene encoding aminomethyl-transferring glycine dehydrogenase, with translation MTQTLSQLEHNGAFIERHIGPTPEQQALMLKAIGASSLSSLISSIVPADIQLPGPPAVGDAATEQQALAELKAIASQNQRYKSWIGMGYSAVITPPVILRNMLENPGWYTAYTPYQPEVSQGRLEALLNFQTLTLDLTGLDIASASLLDEATAAAEAMAMAKRVSKLKNATKFFIANDIHPQTLDVVRTRAETFGFELIIDSVDKVLDHDDLFGVLLQQVGTHGEVHDYRSLIAELKNRKVVVSVAADFMALVQLEAPGKQGADIVFGSAQRFGVPMGYGGPHAAFFASRDEHKRSMPGRIIGVSRDAAGNTALRMAMQTREQHIRREKANSNICTSQVLLANIAGLYAVYHGPVGLKRIASRIHRLTSILAAGLQNGGLKLRHNSWFDTLTVEVADKAAVLNRALSFGVNLRSDIHNAVGITLDETTAREDVLALFAILLGDAHGQDIDALDTAVAAENSAIPAGQVRESAFLTHPVFNRHHSETEMMRYMHSLEKKDLALNQAMIPLGSCTMKLNAAAEMIPITWPEFAELHPFCPAEQASGYLQMIAQLSQWLVQLTGYDALCMQPNSGAQGEYAGLLAIRRYHESRNEGGRNVCLIPSSAHGTNPASAQMAGMSVVVVACDKQGNIDLGDLREKAAQVGEQLSCIMVTYPSTHGVYEETIREVCQIVHQHGGQVYLDGANMNAQVGITTPGYIGADVSHLNLHKTFCIPHGGGGPGMGPIGVKAHLAPFVPGHSVVQIDGVLTQQGAVSAAPFGSASILPISWMYIRMMGAEGLKQASSVAILNANYIASRLQSAYPILYAGRDGRVAHECILDIRPLKEQTGISELDIAKRLIDYGFHAPTMSFPVAGTLMVEPTESESKIELDRFIDAMLAIRMEIDRVADGEWPLEDNPLVNAPHTQTEIVGDWAHPYTRELAVFPAGSANKYWPTVKRLDDVFGDRNVFCSCVPMSEYQ